The following are encoded together in the Acidobacteriota bacterium genome:
- a CDS encoding Gfo/Idh/MocA family oxidoreductase codes for MGLVGVGFIGPHHLEAVRRLGFVDVVGVADSSEASARRKADALGVPKAYASYEALVADPDIHVVHNTTPNALHYPVTMAAIKAGKHVVSDKPLAMTSAQARELLDAATAAGVVHAVTFNYRGNPLVQQARVMVEKGEIGVPRFIHGRYLQDWLLYDTDYSWRLEPEKGGESSAMGDIGSHWCDLAQHVSGLRITHVLADLATVIPVRKRPLGSRNAFARGSADDQVELVDIKVEDLCSVLVRFEGGVRGAFSVGQICAGHKNDLMLEVNGAAASLRWHQEQQNELWIGHRSSGNVILQKDPSLMDPSVAGMAKLPGGHQEAWPDAFRNILAAAYEHIAEGRPMSEASPMMATFRDGWRANAIIDAVLTSHRNGNVWTEVPS; via the coding sequence ATGGGATTGGTCGGGGTGGGGTTCATCGGACCCCATCACCTCGAAGCGGTGCGACGACTGGGGTTCGTCGACGTGGTGGGCGTGGCCGACTCGAGCGAGGCGTCGGCGCGCAGGAAGGCCGATGCGCTCGGCGTGCCGAAGGCGTACGCGAGCTATGAGGCGCTCGTCGCCGACCCTGACATCCATGTCGTGCACAACACGACGCCCAACGCGCTGCACTATCCGGTGACGATGGCTGCCATCAAGGCGGGCAAGCACGTGGTGTCGGACAAGCCGCTGGCGATGACCTCGGCGCAGGCGCGCGAGCTGCTCGACGCGGCGACCGCGGCGGGCGTGGTGCACGCGGTGACGTTCAACTACCGCGGCAACCCGCTCGTGCAGCAGGCGCGCGTGATGGTGGAGAAGGGCGAGATCGGCGTCCCGCGTTTCATCCACGGTCGCTACCTGCAGGACTGGCTGCTCTACGACACCGACTACAGCTGGCGGCTGGAACCAGAGAAGGGCGGCGAGTCGTCGGCCATGGGCGACATCGGCTCGCACTGGTGCGATCTGGCGCAGCACGTTTCGGGGCTGCGCATCACGCACGTGCTCGCCGATCTCGCGACGGTGATTCCCGTGCGCAAGCGTCCGCTCGGATCGCGCAACGCGTTCGCCAGGGGGAGCGCCGACGATCAGGTCGAGCTCGTGGACATCAAGGTCGAGGATCTCTGCTCCGTGCTCGTGCGGTTCGAGGGCGGCGTGAGAGGCGCGTTCTCGGTGGGCCAGATCTGCGCGGGCCACAAGAACGACCTCATGCTCGAAGTGAACGGCGCCGCGGCGTCGCTGCGCTGGCATCAGGAGCAGCAGAACGAGCTCTGGATCGGGCACCGCAGTTCCGGCAACGTGATCCTCCAGAAGGATCCGTCGCTGATGGATCCGTCGGTGGCCGGCATGGCGAAGCTGCCCGGCGGTCATCAGGAGGCGTGGCCCGACGCGTTCCGCAACATCCTCGCCGCGGCGTACGAGCACATCGCCGAAGGCCGTCCGATGTCCGAGGCGTCGCCGATGATGGCCACCTTCCGTGACGGCTGGCGCGCCAACGCGATCATCGATGCCGTGCTGACCAGTCATCGGAACGGCAATGTGTGGACGGAGGTTCCCTCATGA
- a CDS encoding sugar phosphate isomerase/epimerase, whose amino-acid sequence MKLGVFTALFAGLTLDQVIEKVTAAGLDAVEIGTGAYPGAAHIDVDGLLASKAKVKAYRQKLSDAGLVISALSCHGNPLHPDKAFARSHDEVFRKTIRLAEALGVGVVNTFSGCPGDSDASKGPNWVTCAWPPDYLAVLDWQWEKKVIPYWTKAAKFARDHGVRVALESHPGFVVYNVETAQKLRAAVGTQIGVNFDPSHLFWQGVDVPAAVRALGDAIFHFHAKDVALDRDNVRINGVIDAKSYTRMTERSWLFRTVGWGHGAIDWAEIISALRLVGYDHVVSIEHEDALASVDEGLANAVRFLRPLILKEQPAEAWWV is encoded by the coding sequence ATGAAGCTCGGTGTGTTCACGGCCCTGTTTGCGGGGCTGACGCTGGATCAGGTCATCGAGAAGGTCACGGCCGCGGGGCTCGACGCCGTGGAGATCGGCACCGGGGCGTATCCCGGCGCGGCGCACATCGACGTCGATGGCCTGCTGGCCAGCAAGGCGAAGGTGAAGGCCTATCGCCAGAAGCTGAGCGACGCGGGGCTCGTCATCTCGGCGTTGTCGTGCCACGGGAACCCGCTGCATCCCGACAAGGCGTTCGCCAGGTCGCACGACGAGGTGTTCCGCAAGACGATTCGCCTGGCCGAGGCGCTCGGCGTGGGCGTGGTGAACACGTTCTCGGGCTGCCCGGGCGACAGCGACGCGAGCAAGGGGCCCAACTGGGTCACGTGCGCGTGGCCGCCCGACTACCTCGCGGTCCTCGACTGGCAGTGGGAAAAGAAGGTCATTCCTTACTGGACGAAGGCGGCGAAGTTCGCCAGGGACCACGGCGTGCGCGTGGCGCTCGAATCGCATCCCGGTTTCGTGGTCTACAACGTCGAGACCGCGCAGAAGCTGCGCGCGGCCGTCGGCACGCAGATCGGCGTGAACTTCGATCCGAGCCACCTGTTCTGGCAGGGCGTCGACGTCCCTGCCGCCGTGCGCGCGCTGGGCGACGCGATCTTCCACTTCCACGCCAAGGACGTTGCACTCGACCGCGACAACGTCCGCATCAACGGCGTGATCGACGCCAAGTCCTACACCCGCATGACCGAGCGGTCGTGGCTCTTCCGCACGGTGGGCTGGGGACACGGCGCCATCGACTGGGCGGAGATCATCTCGGCGCTGCGTCTGGTCGGCTACGACCACGTCGTCAGCATCGAACATGAGGATGCCCTGGCGTCGGTCGACGAAGGCCTGGCCAACGCCGTGCGCTTCCTGCGCCCGCTCATCCTGAAGGAGCAGCCCGCCGAGGCGTGGTGGGTCTAG
- a CDS encoding FadR family transcriptional regulator: MTKCVEDQSKKPCDIAAAELVVRHVRDRIDRGDIGPGDRLPAERELALQVGVSRPSVRAGLRALAAMGVVQSRHGAGTFIRGGPPSLGSEPLSFLAALHRFSRDEMFEARRILEVGVAGLAAERATGDQLASISEEITEMYASMDDPQEFLLHDIRFHRAVAAAAANPILASLVEMVSELFYEQRRRTANRASDLKEAAEHHRAIYNALRSHDADRARQAMDAHLSAARERQQDEAGRMAGIAGMSELQTFEVVRVRAAAGK, encoded by the coding sequence ATGACCAAATGCGTCGAAGACCAATCCAAGAAACCGTGTGACATTGCGGCGGCAGAGCTCGTGGTGCGGCACGTCAGGGATCGCATCGACCGCGGCGACATCGGCCCGGGCGACAGACTGCCCGCCGAGCGTGAACTGGCGTTGCAGGTCGGGGTGAGCCGCCCGAGCGTCCGGGCGGGGCTGCGCGCGCTCGCGGCCATGGGCGTGGTGCAGTCGCGCCACGGTGCCGGCACCTTCATTCGGGGCGGCCCGCCGTCGCTCGGCAGCGAGCCGCTCAGCTTCCTGGCAGCACTCCACCGTTTTTCGCGCGACGAGATGTTCGAGGCGCGGCGCATCCTCGAGGTCGGCGTGGCGGGACTCGCGGCCGAACGTGCCACGGGCGATCAGCTCGCATCGATCTCGGAAGAGATCACGGAGATGTACGCGTCGATGGACGACCCGCAGGAGTTCCTCCTGCACGACATCCGCTTCCATCGCGCCGTGGCCGCGGCTGCCGCCAATCCGATCCTGGCCTCCCTTGTCGAGATGGTGTCGGAATTGTTCTACGAGCAACGCCGCCGTACCGCCAACAGGGCGAGCGATCTCAAGGAAGCCGCCGAACACCATCGCGCGATCTACAACGCCCTGCGCAGCCACGACGCCGACCGAGCCCGTCAGGCCATGGACGCGCACCTGTCAGCCGCGCGTGAGCGGCAGCAGGATGAGGCGGGGAGAATGGCGGGAATTGCCGGAATGTCAGAATTGCAGACCTTCGAGGTCGTCCGCGTCAGAGCAGCGGCGGGGAAGTGA